tatgaagaatcagcaaaactaaattaacacatttcacatgttACACAAGTTTACAGACAACTGTTCTTTCTTCAGTCGAAACCAAACTCAATGTCAGACTCCGTTTTAAATAATGAGGATTTTAACTTGAAAAGTCGAAAAGCAAGGGTGACACTTTCATCTTCAACTGAAAGTGTCAGTGGCACATGGCGGTGTCAGGAGTTTTGGTCGATGCTGTTGTTGCCAACcatagaatttaagggggttTGGAGCCATTCTTGGGGGGGGGCGACGCCTCTCAACTTGGCAATTGCTTTGCCAACCTATAGCAATGCTCCTGGTGCTCTTCTCGTGTGTAAATTGCCTGTAGGTGTAAACCTGGTTGTTGACCCTGTGATGGACTCGGTTAACAACACAGGGTTCACCAGGATGTACTTGCACcttaatgtcagctgggattgaccCCACAATGTTCTGGATGTCCCTGTGATTCATTTCGAGGAGAACATGAACATCTGTGAACTTTAATTGCAATTCATCCAGTGGTTGTGactaaaacaaatctgaaaaattGATTTCATAAGTTGAAAGCAATCATTTAATcatattaagtgtgtgtgtcccatgTGACAGCTGTGGTCCATGACTTTCTGTCCGAGCCTCATCCAGCTGTGGTTTGTGCCAAGATGGTAGATTCCACATCCTGCTCCCAAGTTGGACTGACCACGACAACACTATTTCCCTGCAGAGGtcttaaacacaaacacacacacacacacacacacacacacacacacacactgcagggtATATAAGCAGAAGCAGAGGACTCCCGGtcggagaagcagcagcagactgactccagccagcagcagctcctctctccagcttcctctgaGTCCAACGCTGCGTTGAAACAGACGCAAACATCTCTCACGTAAGTAAAACTTCTGCTTTAATGCATCGGCTTTTATTGCAGCAAAATTCCTCACAAGTTCAGTAACTTCATCTTCTTTATATCTTCCAGATGTGACGATTGCAAATTAATTAGCTGATACATCTGAGAGTCgtttaaaatattttgcagCTCTTGTGCAACGCTtgaaacaaacagatttaattTTTTGCTGCACTGAAAAGCTCCGTTCTGCTGCTAAACCCGTTTCTTCTGTGTCAGCATTTGCCAGAGTTGTGTTAGAAAACACATCCGTGCATATATGTCACGGAAGTGTCTAACGAATAGAAAAGAACTTGGTTGTACTTGTACTtaagtatttccattttatgttACTTGAACATATacttgtattttttcttttcttggaaaCTTTGTACACGTGAGCTTCCCATGTACAAGTTACTTTTATATaatatgacattaaaaaaagatcagGGTTCACAGCTACAACATGAAACTGCTGCTGTCCTGCTAATGCATCAGTAACAATAATCCACACTGTAGATTATTTAATGCTCTGTTGTGTTCAATGGGATAGAAGTTTCATTCCTTATTTATCTGTACTTGTACTTCTAAGTTATTTGAATATATTGAGATGAGACAATTACAGACAGAAAATCACAAACCAacaatttcaacatttttgatAATCAATCAAACAACGATTAGTGGTTTTCTAAGTTAAAATGCAGAAGTTCCCTGCTACTCAAATGTGAGATtgacagccttttttttttttttactttgaccgTTTTATAGCAAACTGACTATAGATATTGTTGGATCAAACAAGAACTTTGGTGTTTGAGGTTATTTAatggaatagaatagaaaagcagttaataaaaataacaattggTTATAGCCATGTTAATCCACCACAACAGTAAGGGAAGTGCAAATAGCAGAATGTCGGTGGGAGTCGTATGAGAGAAACGATTTATTTCCACCAAAATCATTAACAGAGTCTATAaggtgaaaaacaacaaacatgaatgaataaaaactaCCTGGCCACTGTGGTTATAAAACAAACTGTTCGAGTCGGACTCAGTTCTGGGTGAGAACACAtcaaaatcaacacaaacaaagaccCTCAGTGTTCTCACTCTGACTCATTTAGCTAAAAATGACATCAACCCCCTTCAGCCCACACGGGGTCCGTCTAAAACGGGCCGTCGTTACAATGATGTAAGCATGTGGTAAGACTGATTTaaccattaaacacacaaacatctgttttcacGAGATGCTACAAACACCTGCCCGAGGAGTGGAAAGGCTCCGTGTTACGTAATGTGGGCGAGTGCTGGACGAGGAGGGAAGTTTGGGCCGACGTTTGGCTCCATGAGTCATTCAACACAGTGAACGCTCTGTTTTCACCTTCAACACCAGCAGAGATTTGCTGACGTGTGTTTTCTCTGCGGCTCAGCACAGCGACAACTGAGCAGACGAAGAGAGACGGACTTTGttagtttaaataaatgcaaatgtttccaTAGTAACATTAGGTCCTATGAAATAAGTAAAGTCACAATTATATTCAAATGTTATAGTGGATGATTATTTTAACTGATGCAACACTACTTTGTTGTAGCCCgtttaaaaaatgtcacaatttTATGTTGCTGGGTTTGATCAATAACAATGTCTCATATTCTTTGACATTATTATActtttatatgtaaaataaaaaatctgaaactACTTTTGTAGGAACTAAAACTTTCATATAAATGCAGTTGAGTGCAAGTATAATATTTGCCTCTGAAATAAAGGGGAATTGAAGTagcaagaaaacagaaatactcAAGAAAAGTAGCAATTTATTTTAGTTACATCCAACACTTCGACATTTCTGTGACACACGTGAGTAGTGTGAAAATTCAACAACCACAATACAGTTTGTACTACCACTGGGACTGTGGTTAACAGTAGTACAGCTCAAGTTATTGCTACCATCAGTACTCCTACAATGtgattttttacagtgtatgttATTGGTGTCCCAGTTCACTTTCAAAACGCTTGAGTTCAATTTTGTGCTCATTTGAAAACTTTACACGTAAAATGTGATAAATAGGAAGATGTAACATGACGTAACTTCCTAATAAGATGACATCCCACTAAACAAAACCCTGTGATGCTGAGCTTTGTCTTTTAATAGACGTGATTAATGGTCTGTGTTGAAACTGATCTTCCTCTCTCCGCGACCACGAAGTCACGAGACAATATTtgtgaagtgaaaataaagCATGAACACTTTCTTTACCAGCGTCTCACAGGAGGAGCAGTGACTGTAGAACTCATGTGCAgcccaacacacaaacacacatgttaacacacatggaaacacatgTTACATAAACGTCTTTGAAACGGCTCTTTGTACTTCTCAAAGCATATTGGAAATTTCATCATTCATAGActgttacatttttattcactttactTTAATGGCTTTCCCATTTTGAAAACCCTTCTTTCATGAATAAAAGTGgtctcagacacacagacacagacacacacacacgtttccacTTGTTCCACAGATGTGAAGCAGATGAGCATGAAAACACCTCCTGCAGAGATGAGTGGAGCATGATTGGAATTCTTTAGAAACTGCACATATAAACTACAAAGACGCAAACTAGTGTACAAGCACATTTCAGACATGACATCAAAGGCAAGGGGTGTGTGTAACCCCACGGAATCTACGTTTTTCTAATAAATATGTGAGAAACAATAAGGAAACGTTgtcctttctcctcttccagTCCTGAGAGGGATCATCCGCCCTGAACTATCGCCACCATGTCTGATCAAGGTGCCACCGCAGTTCCGTCCGAagccccccctccaccctctgGGCCCCGTCCCAAGGGGACGAGCCGTGGCCGCACCTCAGTTCCCATGGCCAGCGCCAACTCTGACTCCACAGACATCCCTGAGTTTGAGTTCTTCGGAACCCCGAGAGGACTTCCACCTCTGACCGGTAAGGGGGCAGTACTCATACATCTTATAGCATTTTTCTTTGTAGTATATTTACCCTCAGAAAAAAGATCAAGTGTTAATGGATGAAATTTCCTACATaagaaagtttaaaaagagaagaacagaTGTCACAGTGCATCTTGGCTGGAGGAGATAAAGTCCTTTTCCCAGCAGTGACACAGTTTAAAGTAACTCTTACACATGACTGACACATGATTGACGTCCAAACAGGATAAATCCCGCTGACTTCCTGCAGCTCGTCGCCATGCCGACgcctgttttattgtgacagaGCGACCGGGAGATAACCAGATGTTACAGGAATTTATTATTATGCAATGTCTATTGCACATGTGGTAAATTAAATTATAGCAGAAAATCTAattgaaagaaaataacaaatgaataaaCGATGAGGTTTTTTTGTTAGTTAACAAGTTTCCAGTTTTCAGAAACTTACATTTTTCCACCAAAGTACATATTTTATTAACTTAAATGATTGATATCGATAAAGAGAGATACTGAGAGGTGTGTTTTGGCCTCTGTGATGTGATATCAGGGCAAATATCTGTATAGCTGTATAGAAATAACctattttaaaaaagtttaaactCATCCTCATCACCTGTGAAAATGAATCATTAAATTCCGTTTTttccttcaaagtaaaatttttcggcatatttttttttaagtggacAACATGAAGTCTGGGGTGAAAATGGGGAGACTTGAGAAAAATGAGTCTTGAAAATGGTTTGAAGCTGCCCTCACTCCtcgcctgtgtgtgttcagagttTCTCGACATCACCGAGGTGGACATGATGAAGGAGCCAGATAAAGGCAACACAATTCAACACCACACCGCGTATTTCAACACCAACAATCTCATCGTCCGCCGGGGACAAGAGTTCCAGGTCAAGGTCACCTTCAACCGTCCCTACGACGCCGCGAGCGACAAGTTCGCTGTGGAGTTTGTCATCGGTGAGGCCAGTGGACTGTAAAGAGTGACGTGACGTGCTCTCCTtcttaatcaatcaatcaaattatttCTTAGTAGCTCATAAATTCAACTTTTAACCTCATGGAAGTTTTAATCTGAAATTTGAAATCGAATTTATAGAATATTTTTTAACCAGTTTTCAAAAGTTTAGTTTCATTCCATAGCTATTAAACAACTTTTAACTAGTGTACAGTTTATTATTGAGGAGAGTCGTTTTCTTAAGAATTGCCACaacaaaactttttaaaatattattttttcatcactttttagCATCttgttatatttaatttaatttgatccTGTATTTCCCTATATATTTTTTGTGCAGCAACTTGTTATGTACTTGAAATATAGTGTTGATCAAAGCTTTTTCACGTTTACCTTCATGCAGTAACTTTGCTCTGACACCCAGGCTCCAGCCCTCAGTTCAGCAAGGGCACCTACATCCCCGTCTTCCCCACTAAGGATCGTCAGAGCTCCTGGAAAGGCCGCGTCACAGACAAGTCAGGCAACTCGGTCACCATGGGCGTCACTCCTACGGCCAACTGCATTGTGGGGAAGTACCAAATGTACGTCGCCGTGGCGACACCCTTCGGCATCCGCAGGACGACGCGGGACGACAGCCGAGACCTCTACATCCTCTTCAACCCCTGGGTGGCAGGTCGGTTTAGGCCTCACCTCATCAACACTTTGTTTCCCGTTGCTTGTATCTCACCTTGATGTTCACAAACATCCTCATGACCTTCTGTCAGATGACGCTGTGTTCCTGGAtgatgagagggagagggaggagtcTGTGATGACTGAGATGGGGATCATCTACCACGGTGCCTACGACGATGTCTCGGAGAGAAACTGGAACTATGGACAGGTTGGACACAAACTGATCAACGACTTTAAGACTTTTTTTACCCACTAAATTTTCAAACCTTTCCCTTTAGTTTAACCATGGAGTCCTGGATGCCTGCCTGTACATCATGGACAGGTGTGAGATGCCCATCACCAACAGGGGAGACCCCATCAAGGTGACCAGAAAGGCCTCTGCTATGGTGAGAGAATATTCATGGTCATTGTTtgaagcaacactatgtaacttttactgagcaacagcgccctctgcagacACAAGGGGTGATTAATTCAGTTATCCCACTCACTGATAGAGATGATGTAATAatcaatttatatttatgaCTTGATAATTCagtcaaaaggaaaaaagttaTGCTAAATTGCAGGAACTTGTAATAGCTTcattccactgtgttttatttgatttgtcgTTCTCAGCTGAACTCTCGTGATGACGATGGCGTGTTGGTGGGGAACTGGAACGGCGACTACACCTACGGCGTGGCGCCCACCTCCTGGACCGGCAGCACAGAAATCCTGATCAGCTACGCCAGAAGCAAGATGCCCGTCTGCTACGCTCAGTGCTGGGTCTACGCCGCCGTCTTCAACACCTGTGAGACCCTGAAcggatattttacattttccacttcctctgagTTAAATGACCTCACGTTCAAGACAGAGACGTCTTCATGAGTTGGTTCAAAGGAGCCACGTTGTTCTGACTAAACTTACACCAGGCAATGTAATCAATTATCAACCACCTCTTGATTTTCCGCTTTTGCTTTTCGTTAAATGTTTTGCCCCCGTGTCCCAGTTCTGCGCTGTCTGGGCATCCCATCCCGAGTCGTCACAAACTTCTTCTCGGCCCACGACAACGACGGAAACCTGAGGACCGACATCATCCTGGATGAGACCGGCAGGATTGACCGCAACCGCACCAGGGACTCGATCTGGTACCACGTTGTCcttgacattttaactttttaagacatttttgttCTCCTGGTGATGGTGAGGCTACAATTGTCAAATTATCTGTGAAACGCTTTTATTAATTTAGTGGTCTTTACCATTTTAGCACCAAACCCCCATTTCAGACTCTGGTCTGTGTTCAGGtatcttaaaaataaatgatgagatTTTAATGAAACCTTATTCCTTGTCTCCAGAGGATGATTCTGAATGTTTTTGGTGACTCCCTGACCTTTTCATTTGGCAATGACATTAATCTGGCACATTCATGCttctcagaggatgaaccataTTGAAAACATAATCAATCAGATTTGCTGGACACCTTCAGGCTTCCGTAGAGAAAACTGTATGATTTTAATGACCTCATTTAGCCAGAACTAGTAAAACTATGAGGATGACAAGTTTAGATAATGATTCATATAACTTCCTGATAATATGTAAACTAATGTTTGTGATTGTCAGGAACTACCACTGCTGGAATGAGTGCTACATGTCCAGGCCAGATCTCCCTACTGGCTTTGGAGGTTGGCAAGTTGTGGATGCGACACCACAGGAGACCAGTGATGgtacatgatgatgatgatgatgatgtgaaatATCTGCTTGCTTTAAATACAGTGCACTGATGATCAGTATTTAAACTCCTCTTCCATGATTCATTCAGGCATGTACAGATGTGGTCCTGCCTCAGTCCACGCCATCAAACATGGGCAGATTTGCTTCCCCTTCGACGCTGCCTTCGTCTTTGCCGAGGTGAGTCTGGTGCTCCCGCCTGCAGCACCTAGGAAAGTTGTTATTTCACACTGTAGGTTCACGCTGTAACCGTAAAATTCCCTTTGCCGGGGGGGTCAGCCTGAGGTTTTGTGGTGCTTTTCTCCCTACAGGTCAACAGCGACGTGGTGTTTTACTCCCGGAGGAAAGACGGGACCATGGAGCCAGTCAAAGTGAACCGGACTCACGTCGGCCGCATGGTGTTGACCAAAGCTCTTGGAGACATGACCAGTCGCGATATCACCGACCAGTACAAGTTCCCTGAAGGTCGGTGACCCCATCCTTTTCTCTTTATCTAACTTCAAAACAGGCACCGACATGAATATACTAAGTCACACTCAAAGCAACACCATGTAGCTTtaactgagcaacagcgccctctgcagccacacgcgACATGTGCCCCCAAGAGGCTGCCGTCTGAGTCCAGGTTTTTAGTGTGGGAATCAGCTCCAGTTGGCTTCATTCTGGTTCGATTTCACCCTGAGCTTTCACTcggaaaagagacaaaatacTCAGGCCAATGCTGGTTGGCTTCATTTTACGACAAATTCTGACTGCTTAAAGCCCAAATCCTTTCGTTACTGGGGGAATGAGAATAGTTTCCTCTCAAGTCAGGAGAAAGTATTAAAACTTCCAGATGGTGATCAGAGAATTCATTCATCCCTCtacatttatttcaatcatCCAATACAGGCAGTGCACAGGAGCGGACCGTGctggagaaagcagaggagtACGGCTGCAAACAAGAGAAGTCGGACCCTCCCCAGGCCGACGTGGACCTGGTCCTGCCCACCATGGAGATCAGCATGGGCGACGACTTTGAGCTGAGCCTGGAGTTCGTCAACCGCAGTGACCAGCAGCGAACCGTGGACGCCTACATCAGCGGCAACATGGTGTATTACACCGGAGTCACCAGCTCTGAGTTCCTGTTCCAGACTCCCTCAGTGATCATTCAACCCAACAGTAGTGAGTCCTCTCCCTCAGAAATCTGGGAATTGTTTTGCAGATGCTTTGGGTTTTATATATTGTggttataaaagaaaaagatgcatGCACTTAATAAGAAAAAAGAGAGCAGCGTTGTGTTTTTACCTCCTGCAGCTGTGAAGGAGTTGGTGGACGTCAAGTCAAAGAAGTACATGAAGCATCTGGTGGAACAGGCAAACCTTCACTTCATCTTTACTGGGAAGGTCGAGGAGACCGGCCAGATCATCACCACCATGAAAGTGGTCACCCTGCACAACCCCAAAATCAGCGTTGAGGTCTGAAATAATCCGTTTCCCCACAAATCAATTTGGGGGTACACGTCCTGCATGACCGAATTTCACTTTAAGCggttgtttgtgttatttttgttccTGTGTGTACTTCAGGTATCCGGTGGAGGCAAAGTCAGTGATGAGATGATGGCGAGGGTCGAGTTTACAAACCCCTTCACCTTCAGCCTGGACGACGTCTACATTCGCATGGAAGGACCCGGGGTCATGGCGACCAAGTCCAAATATTACAGGTGAGCTCTCAGGCCAAGCCACAAcatatctgagtgcaagcgtATACAATTTGAGCAGAAGCGGAACCGTTCTCAGCAGGAGCAGGGGCTGGCTGAGTGCGAGAGCGGGGTTTTTGAGAGCATTttaaaatctgaacgtgaaatcaacaagtcctgctctcaaactaaAAGATGGATAATGAATGAAGataggaaagaaaacacatagcTTCAGATATTTCATATAACTTGCATTCCTGatttcatattcaaacacaacaaaacttaaacagcatttttttaTGTAAGTTACGGAACAGATGCTTTTTATTCACAATTTCATTTCCTGCAGAACCCCCAAAgagtaaaaacatgaaatactaAGACTAAGTgtgaaattcattatttaaaatgttctgttatGTGGGTGTAAATGTTGCGTGCGTATAAAATGTCCTTTTCTTTAGCGACACATAATGAATGTATGCAATAACCGTAAAGTGATGGGTCATGTTGTAGTAAAGACTTGTTTACAGCTATGTTTGGTTCCTTGTTTAGATTTTCTGGGGCTTATGCTTTATTGGTAACACTGGAATGTTTCCTGGTTTCAGTCTGATCCCAGGAGGCTCCTCTCTGACCTGGACCGAGTACTTCAACCCGCAGAGAAGCGGCTCCACCAGAGTGATCGTCACCCTGGACTGTGCCGCTCTCAGGCAGGTCTCCGGCCAGGCGTCCATCACCATCCAGCCCTGAGGGACGCCACAGAATCACCGATGTCCCACATCATTTAACTCACCTACACTTTAGCCAGAATATAAACCTATAATATAGACTGTAGGTTTACAACAGCTAGCATTTATAACACAAAGGGGTAATTGAAATAGTTTTGTCGTGTTAGGAAAAAGACAGctatgggattttttttttgtatgattACAAACTAGTGGATCCACATAAAATGTTCTATCGTAGTGAATTTTGTCTTTTTGACCATTTGATAgctcaaatgttttcatatgaggattatttcttaaatttaaagctgcagtaatcAGGTTTATTTCTACTGGGGAGTAGAATTACTCCAAAAATATCTAAacagaaatatgttattgtCTTGATAATTCGATAGGACCTGGATTTATCAGATAGGAAATGttccattaaaaataatgagctAAAAAAGGCTGAAAAGCTCAGTGGGATGATATTTGTCTGTGAATATTAGCAACTAAATTGATGCTAATGTTCAAATTTCATTTACAAAATACTGATTAATGCAACTTTAACTTTTCCACTGGAAAATGTAGCCCTGCTATGcaacaacaattacatttaaactgttGTATTTTAGTTAGTGTTCTGACAACTCTTTATATAAACGTGTACAAGAACAAATGCAACcatcaaaaacaataaaacatccaAACCTGCATGGTTTTGTtcctgtgatggaaattcatcttgagagTTGAAATAATGagattctcagactggagttgcctttgagtcttttttaatagtaagctctgcagaggttacacaacaagcacgggtgccCAAAGTGGAACTGCCCCAAAGTCGAAAAAAGCCAGTACTTATACATAGAAGCGTTTCAGGaaacataaaatcaaaaaaaagacaggaaatcatcatctgtgtctatctgctgtgtccgtccgctgtagcagttggaagaaaacattacCGAATAAGGCCACAAGGTCACAGCAATGGTCAGTGGAGTTTTCCATTTCATTCCCAATGACTGCGCATGAATGCAAGTTGTCGTGTtgcttttttttacaacatctgAAACTTCACAGTGGCACCATCAGTGATTTAACATCTTTTATTGAGGCTTAGATTCACATATAAAAACTgtggctttaaaaacaaactccaaATCACTCATAATTCCTcactgaagaaatgaaaaaccCCAAAACCATTATTCTACAGTTAAAGTGCAAAATACATAAGCTTTCCCTCACAGTCAGCTGAACAGGGCCGTGCAGAGACCTTTAGAGGGGCAGCTGCTCAAATTTCAAAAGGGGCACATGGAAAAAGGCTCATATGCCGACATAACTCAAAGCTACAATTTGCTGTTGAGGGGGTTGCTGCTGTCAGAGGGCTGCATTGATCTGAGACTCTAGACATTAAAAGGAACAGAGGAGAGATATCAGCTGATTAACAGGTTATGTGACCGCGACGAGATGCAAACACTGC
The genomic region above belongs to Hippoglossus hippoglossus isolate fHipHip1 chromosome 18, fHipHip1.pri, whole genome shotgun sequence and contains:
- the f13a1b gene encoding coagulation factor XIII A chain isoform X1 — encoded protein: MSDQGATAVPSEAPPPPSGPRPKGTSRGRTSVPMASANSDSTDIPEFEFFGTPRGLPPLTEFLDITEVDMMKEPDKGNTIQHHTAYFNTNNLIVRRGQEFQVKVTFNRPYDAASDKFAVEFVIGSSPQFSKGTYIPVFPTKDRQSSWKGRVTDKSGNSVTMGVTPTANCIVGKYQMYVAVATPFGIRRTTRDDSRDLYILFNPWVADDAVFLDDEREREESVMTEMGIIYHGAYDDVSERNWNYGQFNHGVLDACLYIMDRCEMPITNRGDPIKVTRKASAMLNSRDDDGVLVGNWNGDYTYGVAPTSWTGSTEILISYARSKMPVCYAQCWVYAAVFNTFLRCLGIPSRVVTNFFSAHDNDGNLRTDIILDETGRIDRNRTRDSIWNYHCWNECYMSRPDLPTGFGGWQVVDATPQETSDGMYRCGPASVHAIKHGQICFPFDAAFVFAEVNSDVVFYSRRKDGTMEPVKVNRTHVGRMVLTKALGDMTSRDITDQYKFPEGSAQERTVLEKAEEYGCKQEKSDPPQADVDLVLPTMEISMGDDFELSLEFVNRSDQQRTVDAYISGNMVYYTGVTSSEFLFQTPSVIIQPNSTVKELVDVKSKKYMKHLVEQANLHFIFTGKVEETGQIITTMKVVTLHNPKISVEVSGGGKVSDEMMARVEFTNPFTFSLDDVYIRMEGPGVMATKSKYYSLIPGGSSLTWTEYFNPQRSGSTRVIVTLDCAALRQVSGQASITIQP
- the f13a1b gene encoding coagulation factor XIII A chain isoform X2, coding for MSDQGATAVPSEAPPPPSGPRPKGTSRGRTSVPMASANSDSTDIPEFEFFGTPRGLPPLTEFLDITEVDMMKEPDKGNTIQHHTAYFNTNNLIVRRGQEFQVKVTFNRPYDAASDKFAVEFVIGSSPQFSKGTYIPVFPTKDRQSSWKGRVTDKSGNSVTMGVTPTANCIVGKYQMYVAVATPFGIRRTTRDDSRDLYILFNPWVADDAVFLDDEREREESVMTEMGIIYHGAYDDVSERNWNYGQFNHGVLDACLYIMDRCEMPITNRGDPIKVTRKASAMLNSRDDDGVLVGNWNGDYTYGVAPTSWTGSTEILISYARSKMPVCYAQCWVYAAVFNTFLRCLGIPSRVVTNFFSAHDNDGNLRTDIILDETGRIDRNRTRDSIWNYHCWNECYMSRPDLPTGFGGWQVVDATPQETSDGMYRCGPASVHAIKHGQICFPFDAAFVFAEVNSDVVFYSRRKDGTMEPVKVNRTHVGRMVLTKALGDMTSRDITDQYKFPEAEEYGCKQEKSDPPQADVDLVLPTMEISMGDDFELSLEFVNRSDQQRTVDAYISGNMVYYTGVTSSEFLFQTPSVIIQPNSTVKELVDVKSKKYMKHLVEQANLHFIFTGKVEETGQIITTMKVVTLHNPKISVEVSGGGKVSDEMMARVEFTNPFTFSLDDVYIRMEGPGVMATKSKYYSLIPGGSSLTWTEYFNPQRSGSTRVIVTLDCAALRQVSGQASITIQP